A portion of the Blastopirellula sediminis genome contains these proteins:
- a CDS encoding DUF1588 domain-containing protein, whose amino-acid sequence MSKVGYALAVLLGCCLTSAAAGETYVPGQKVEKDFRGFVEPFLTRHCVDCHGETLPEGDLTLEGLGPVDEVNADIWTRVWAQVALQEMPPKEEEQPEVIERLQFADWIVDQLTDVLKDKGGFQAQLDPNKGNFVDHNLLFGPLPEGIQLRPTSSPARIWRVTPQEHITRLNELINTEPTYDPRKPGLRTHGDAVPTNHGGELKLYFGVDRITKWQGGTVAYATAVKSVPAVLSSARAHGLENYPDFYTVNSAEATQVLGMADDILRYMAYGPLSIAEPYQISDDTQSVVAKWDGDIRGLPTSLVYSTKVVRPLTPVKDLLEAEEVDEQRLRAAVDYLFEAVTFRPPSKQESEAYLSIAQQSIDKLGKEDGAVLGLSSIFLDRDALFRPELVEYGQPDQYGRVMLQDWELGLAVNHALCYIKPDEQLRTAILAGRMRTQDDVKREVERILADDSIRKPRVLQFFRDYFDYDQGGYICKDTKALADSGAGSGNAHYSAMFDATASTDRLVELILQEDKDVLKRLLTTDKVVATKGDRLYFGTKRSQQEIAASLKKEKEALEAWLQEHPGGKPADFKKKNNVNHKVDYAELSGPQIFARVSRRSFGSGSMQPERILATAPEGERLGILTHPSWLVSHSDAMDNHAIRRGRWIRERLLGGGIPDVPITVDAMLPDEPDHTLRDRMRVTQETYCWTCHRKMDPLGLPFEMFNHAGLHRTTELNQPVDASGVIIDSGDPNLDGKVDNAIDLIEKLAESERVEQVFVRHAFRFWMGRNETLNDAPVLQEAHRAYKENDGSMNALLTSLLTSDAFLYRTRTQPANTP is encoded by the coding sequence ATGAGCAAGGTTGGATACGCCTTGGCGGTCCTCCTGGGGTGCTGTCTCACTTCGGCCGCCGCCGGCGAGACCTACGTCCCCGGCCAGAAAGTCGAGAAAGACTTTCGCGGCTTCGTCGAGCCGTTTCTCACGCGGCACTGCGTCGACTGTCACGGCGAAACGCTCCCGGAAGGGGACCTGACGCTGGAAGGTCTCGGTCCGGTCGACGAAGTGAACGCCGACATCTGGACCCGCGTTTGGGCGCAGGTCGCTTTGCAGGAAATGCCTCCCAAGGAAGAGGAGCAGCCGGAAGTGATCGAGCGGCTCCAGTTCGCCGACTGGATCGTCGACCAGCTGACCGACGTCCTCAAAGACAAAGGGGGCTTTCAAGCCCAGCTCGATCCGAACAAAGGAAACTTCGTCGATCACAACCTCCTCTTCGGTCCGCTCCCGGAAGGAATTCAGCTTCGCCCCACTTCTTCGCCGGCTCGCATCTGGCGCGTCACGCCGCAGGAACATATCACGCGGCTCAACGAACTGATCAATACCGAACCGACCTACGATCCGCGCAAGCCGGGTCTGCGCACCCACGGCGACGCCGTTCCGACCAACCATGGCGGCGAACTGAAGCTCTACTTCGGCGTTGATCGGATCACCAAGTGGCAAGGGGGAACCGTCGCCTATGCGACCGCGGTGAAAAGCGTCCCGGCCGTTCTCTCTTCGGCCCGCGCTCACGGCCTGGAGAACTACCCCGACTTCTACACCGTCAACAGCGCCGAAGCGACGCAGGTCCTCGGCATGGCGGACGACATCCTTCGCTATATGGCTTACGGCCCACTCAGCATCGCCGAGCCCTATCAGATCAGTGACGATACGCAATCGGTCGTCGCCAAATGGGATGGAGACATTCGCGGCCTCCCCACTTCGCTCGTCTACAGCACAAAGGTCGTTCGTCCGCTGACGCCGGTCAAAGATCTGCTCGAAGCGGAGGAAGTGGACGAGCAGCGTCTGAGGGCCGCCGTCGACTATTTGTTTGAAGCGGTAACCTTCCGTCCTCCCAGCAAGCAAGAGTCGGAAGCGTACCTGTCGATAGCACAACAGTCGATCGACAAGCTTGGCAAAGAAGACGGCGCCGTCCTGGGATTGTCGTCGATCTTCCTTGATCGTGACGCTCTTTTCCGTCCAGAACTGGTCGAATATGGCCAGCCCGACCAATACGGTCGCGTGATGCTGCAAGATTGGGAACTTGGCCTCGCCGTTAACCATGCCCTTTGTTACATCAAGCCGGACGAACAACTCCGCACCGCGATCCTCGCAGGGCGCATGCGCACCCAAGACGATGTGAAGCGGGAAGTCGAGCGGATATTGGCGGACGACAGCATTCGTAAGCCGCGCGTACTGCAGTTCTTCCGTGACTATTTCGACTACGACCAGGGCGGCTACATCTGCAAAGACACCAAAGCACTGGCCGATAGTGGCGCCGGATCCGGCAACGCCCACTACAGCGCCATGTTTGACGCGACGGCCAGCACCGATCGTCTGGTCGAGTTGATACTGCAGGAAGACAAGGACGTGCTGAAGCGTCTCCTGACGACCGACAAAGTTGTCGCCACCAAAGGAGACAGACTCTACTTCGGCACCAAACGGTCACAGCAAGAGATCGCCGCATCGCTCAAGAAAGAGAAAGAGGCGCTCGAAGCCTGGCTTCAGGAGCACCCTGGCGGCAAACCGGCCGACTTCAAGAAGAAGAACAACGTCAATCACAAAGTCGACTACGCCGAACTTTCCGGGCCCCAGATTTTCGCTCGTGTCAGCCGACGAAGTTTCGGATCCGGATCGATGCAGCCGGAACGCATCCTCGCCACCGCGCCCGAAGGAGAACGTCTCGGTATTCTGACCCATCCCAGCTGGCTCGTTTCCCACTCCGACGCGATGGACAATCACGCCATCCGCCGCGGGCGCTGGATTCGCGAACGCCTTCTCGGCGGCGGCATTCCCGACGTGCCGATCACCGTCGACGCGATGCTCCCCGACGAACCGGACCATACGCTCCGTGATCGGATGCGGGTGACCCAAGAAACCTACTGCTGGACCTGTCACCGCAAGATGGATCCGCTCGGCTTGCCGTTCGAGATGTTCAACCACGCCGGCCTCCACCGCACGACGGAACTCAACCAGCCGGTCGACGCCAGCGGCGTAATCATCGACTCCGGCGATCCGAATCTCGACGGCAAAGTCGACAACGCGATTGACTTAATCGAGAAACTGGCCGAAAGCGAACGAGTCGAACAAGTCTTCGTCCGCCATGCCTTCCGCTTCTGGATGGGTCGCAACGAAACGCTAAACGACGCCCCGGTCTTGCAAGAAGCCCATCGGGCTTACAAAGAGAATGACGGGAGCATGAATGCGCTGCTGACTTCGCTGCTGACGTCAGACGCGTTCCTCTATCGAACTCGTACCCAGCCCGCCAATACCCCGTAG